AGGGAGCCGTCATCTCGTCTGTTCAATGTCAAACTGGCCGCACGTGGATGCAACATCACGACCTGCTGAAATAGCTGCTGAAATGTATTAGTGGACGGATCAATGCTGAAGTAGGGattctaaaaaaacacacatttttgagTTTTGAGTGTCATGCTGTGGCGTGTTTGAGGCAGTGAGGAAGTGAAGAGTGAGAAAACATCCTGTTTGTTCATCTCGGGGCCTTCACACATTAATCAAAGACTCCTACCTCCCATGGTCGATCTTCTAGTCCCTTAAGGATAAAGGGACACATAAAACTTTCTTTGGattgaaagaggagagaaatctAGATATCAAGAAGCACAAAGGTTTTAAGAGGGAAGAAGCTGCAGAGTTCAGTGAGTGAAAAATGAATggtataaaaacatgttgtccatacagaaattaaaaactgtTGTGCATCATTAAAAAGCTCAGATTTGTAGTTTGCATTGCATTACTTCCTTAGTGTATCAAACCTTACATACCTATGTGTTGTTGGAGGTTAAAAGTTAGCTGACTCAGCGTCCTGATATCTGTGACGTTAGGTTCAGGTTTGAGACTGGAGTGAATGATTTCTGTTCCACCTTAATGCTCCTAACACAGTGTGCTCAGGATCTGTAAATTCAGCAGAGGTGAAAGAGTTTTGAAGGTGAAGACAGcaatattcttcttctttattttgaatCTGGCTGCAGTGTGTTGCTCTTGTTTTGTCAGCCTGTCTGCTCATGTGGCCTCTGTGAGTCTGAGGAAGTAGCTCATAAAGTCCGTTGGTCTGTTTGGAAATCGTTCAGTTGGAAACCTGAGTCAGCAGAAAGTGTCGGGAGCCTTCAGGTAACAGCCCCCTTTTCTCTGTGTGCCCCTCCCTGATGTCCCTTTGTgcacagcgggggggggggctccacAGGCCCAGAGGAGGCGATTTAGAGTGACCACGTCTGTAAATTAGAGGAATTAGATTTTGGATTGCAAAACATGCAGAACAAAGGTCGGCCTTCTCTGTTGCACCGACATCCTGCTGTGAGCAATcgaaaacatttcatttaaagaacaGAGTTTTGAAGTTTAAACGATGTGATTCACACTATCAAGGCGTCAAATCATCGGGTGTGAGATTCTtactttaaaatgcatttctttCTAAACAGTCTTGGCCTTGCATTCCTAATAAACAacacttttcaaacacacatacatgaagaGTAGAAGGGAACTCTAGCGCTTCAGCCACTCCACACGtggaggtcggtgctctcagagaacTTTagacatataaaaaataattcagtggactccttctTCAAGAcagaaaccaaagaaaaaaaaaatactggagTACAAATATCTCGTACATTTAACCAGTTtccacatctgcactcctgaaaatatctagatcatttcaggaggacatcctggagaacaggaaacataatgcagcaggtccATTAGAGCACGGAGGTCGTAGAGGTCGCTTGGTCGTGCTCCCACTgactccaggtgaattctcctgattatatcctgctgtgttctcacatcagctcactctgactttctgcagaataaatacgaggaggctggaggagaaactccgggtgaagtcagagtgaaaatgtgtctgtttgcgttcacacatgtggctcctcctggaaatatcaggagttttatGAAGACCTATATGAATACCTTTGTGCACTCTTTTCCTCTCACAGCAGCTCACTTAGTGGTGAGGTTGATGTAGCTCACCTTACAGGTACAAACGTTTGTGGTCATCTTCACCCTCACTGCTGTCTgactcttctctcctctctctctctctctctctctctctctctctctctctctctctctctctctcaggtgttcgAGGCCATGATAGCCTGGATCAAGCACGATAAGCCGGCTCGCCTGGAGCACATGCCCAAACTGATGGAGCATGTCAGACTTCCTCTGCTGTCCAGGGATTACCTGGTGCAGGTATGAGACATGTTCTGTTCCCTTCACTGAGACACTCACtgatttcaaatcattttctttggCTGATTCCAATTTTACTTTTTCCCTTCCCTTTAAAAATGCAACAGCgtaaagaacatttcaaaataaaaaaatacactcTGTAGTGGAGTGGAGTTTTGTCATAACTCAGCTCCACTGTCATCACGTCTTCGTACAGTCATATTGAATCTGCGAtggtgtctcagtctgtgaaTAAACATCGTGTTTTGGCGTTGCTGAAGCtcggcacagcaggagctccacacacacccAGTGCTGTGATCCCCCCCGCTGTGACGCCTCAAAATATTGTTTCATCCTCAGTCTGAATGTGGGAGTCGTCTTGTTCCCTGGCTGCGTTTAAACTCGGCTGGTCAGTGATGATCTGCTAAATCCGTCCGACATGTTTTCCTGGTTTCAGATAGTCGAGGAGGAGGCTTTGATTAAGAACAACAACACCTGTAAAGATTTCCTCATCGAAGCAATGAAGTATCACCTGCTGCCAGCCGACCAGCGGCACCTCATCAAGACGGACAGGACCCGACCAAGAACGCCGATCAGCATCCcaaaagtacacacacacacacacacacacacacacacacacacacacacacacacacacacacacgcacacgagctgttttcacatacgCACTCATGACAACACCTCGGCACGTCCAGTAGGAGGAAAGATCACAACAAACTCACTTTTCCTGAGTCTTAGTTTGAACACCTGTCAGGACATCAGCAAGAGAGCTTCAGTTTGAAAAGACATTTCCAGCAGCTGAAGGAGCTTTAACCGTTGAACTGAACTGTGCATGTGAACGTTCTGAGTGGCTGTGTGCTTGTTCAGGTGATGATCGTCGTGGGCGGTCAGGCTCCTAAGGCGATCCGCAGCGTGGAGTGTTACGACTTTCAGGAGGACCGATGGTACCAAGTTGCTGATCTGCCTTCAAGACGCTGCAGGGCCGGTCAGTCTGTCACTCTACCTGTTCTGTTTGTAACATGAGCCTGCTGTGGAGTTTAACAAAGCGACTAGCTGGATGTCCAGCAGTGTTGGACAGAAACTCTTAACTGGTTTGAAGGATTTCTAATGTTTTGATTAGACTCTCTTCGTGTGTCCAGGTGTGGTTTCCATGGCCGGCTGCGTGTACGCTGTCGGGGGCTTCAACAGTTCACTGCGTGAGCGGACGGTGGACGTGTACGACGGAGGGAGGGACCAGTGGAGCGCGGTGGCGAGCATGCAGGAAAGACGGAGTACTCTGGGAGCGGCGGTGTTGACAGATTTACTGTACGCCGTGGGAGGCTTTAACGGAAGTATAGGTACGTTCACACCTGCACGACTGAAATCCTCCCCATGccgttgttcacacatgcacctcacagccgGAGACATTGATCTCTGTCGTCTCTCTTCAGGTCTGTCGACGGTGGAGGTCTACAACTCCAAATCCAACGAGTGGATCTATGTCGCCTCCATGAACACGAGGCGCAGCAGCGTGGGAGTCGGGGTggtggagggtgaggatgaagtgtttgtgtgtgaccaGGGGCTCCTTAAACGCTGTTTAAATGAAcaactgactgtgtgtgtgtgtgtgtgtgtgcgtgtgcgtgtgtgcgcgtgtctgtgtgtgcgtgtctgtgtgtgcgtgtctgtgtgtgtgtgtgtttctctgcaggtaAGTTGTACGCAGTCGGAGGTTATGATGGAGCGTCTCGTCAGTGTCTCAGTACGGTGGAAGAGTACGACCCGGTCGCTGATCAGTGGTGCTATGTAGCTGACATGAGCACACGGCGCAGCGgggcaggtacacacacacagacacacagacacacacacacacacacacacacacacacacacacacacacacacacacacacacacacacacacacacacacacacacacacactataagaaCACAGGTCATTAAGGCATTTTCTCcccattcctctgcaatgaccgtttcattttcaaagttgtcCGTCTGTCCTGTAGTCTGAGCGGGTCTCAGCGACGTGCACGCCGTGTGTTGCTGTAACTGCACGGCGCGTGTTGCTGTAACTGCACGGCGCGTGTTGCTGTAACTGCACGGCGCGTGTTGCTGTAACTGCACGGCGCGTGTTGCTGTAACTGCACGCCGTGTGTTGCTGTAACCGCACGGCGGGTGTTGCTGTAACCGCACGGCGCGTGTTGCTGTAACCGCACGGCGCGTGTTGCTGTAACTGCACGCCGTGTGTTGCTGTAACTGCACGGCGCGTGTTGCTGTAACTGCACGGCGCGTGTTGCTGTAACTGCACGCCGTGTGTTGCTGTAACTGCACGGCGCGTGTTGCTGTAACTGCACGGCGCGTGTTGCTGTAACTGCACGGCGCGTGTTGCTGTAACTGCACGGCGCGTGTTGCTGTAACTGCACGGCGCGTGTTGCTGTAACCGCACGCCGTGTGTTGCTGTAACCGCACGGCGTGTGTTGCTGTAACCGCACGGCGTGTGTTGCTGTAACCGCACGGCGTGTGTTGCTGTAACCGCACGGCGTGTGTTGCTGTAACTGCACGGCGTCGTCTCGTGGCCGTCTTGTAACCAATCCAAACATTTCTGTTAACATACGACTCCAGCTGAGGAGCTTCATCGCTCATAGAGAACATGTCAAGAACTAATTCCTGAAAAGACTTTCAAGCTGATTTAACACCATCAATACGAGCTCTCTGCCACTCGCAGTGCAGTAGCTCCGCCCCCCTGTGACGTCACACGCACACCTTCTATGGAGTTAATatgatgtgtgtttgaatatgtgtatgtgtttgtgtgacccCAGTTCACTTGATCAGCTGTGTTCTGGAAAAGGTGTGATACCACAGGTAATGGTTCAGGTCTGAGCGTTCATCAACTGTTTCCCGTGGAGAAACAGCACCACCTAGTGGACTCTGTCTGTAACTGTACGAGCAAAAAACCCTGAAGAGACTTATCATCTCATGTTTAAATATCGTCACACTGACTCCTCTGAGCGTGCTCCTGTTTCTAATCCGTCCAGGTGTAGGTGTGCTGGGAGGTCAGCTGTATGCAGCAGGAGGTCACGACGGCCCTCTGGTGAGGAAGAGTGTGGAGGTGTACGAGCCACAGATCAACAGCTGGAGGCCGGTCTGTGACATGAACATGTGCCGGAGAAACGCAGGTGAGACGACGACCACGCTGCACACGCAATGAATCAACCGATTTTGCACTTTGCCGTTgaactttcaaaaataaaatagcgAGGGAGAGGAGGTCAAAAGGTTTTTAATTCTGTGATTTTGAACACGTTCGGTTATGTAGTTAGCTTctgttactatggcaacagAGATGTTATGTCGCTCTCAGGTGCCGCCTACGTGTTTAAAACGTTTCTGTCCTCTAGGTGTGTGTGCCATTAACGGGCTGCTGTACGTGATCGGAGGAGACGACGGCTCGTGTAACCTTTCCTCCGTGGAGTTTTACAACCCGGCCACGGACAAGTGGAGCCTCATTCCCACAAACATGAGCAACGGACGCAGCTATGCCGGTGAGTGTGACCTGACCAGCAGACGACTCCGCGTCCACGTCCACGCCTTTCAGATCGGACGCGGCCGTGTTGGGCGCAGCGCTCCGTGACGACACCTCGCCGTGTCCAATAGGAGAGATGATCAGATCATttagtctcctcctcctcctccagcagaaCAACGATCAGAGCTTCTTCTTGTTAGTGGACAGAAATAAACATACTGCGCTGTTTTCCCCGACTGTTGTTTCGGTTACCTAGCAACCAGCGctgttgctttgtgtgtgtgcgctcccCTTCTGCTCTGCGTCCTTCCAGCACGGCGAGCGCAGCGCACACAGCGTTCCATCTGAAAGGCCGTTAAACGACGGGTGCAGACTTTATGACTTCGGGCCGTCCCAGATGAAAGACGATCGGTCGTGGTTACGTCTGCGCTCGTGGCTCCAAAGCGGCGGTCCTACGTCGCTCTGCGAGAGACGATCAAAGATGAGCTCACGGTCTTGAGTTTAAAGAAAGCCAAATATCTGACCGTGTCCGAAATAAACGACGATCGTCTCGCAATGTGAACGCTTCTACGATCTACGTCAACTCACCGACCAATAGAAACGCAGCATGAAACGTAGATTAATCAGCGCGACCACACAGACGCCAGAGCTGTCAAAGCGTACGCTAACAACTCCCAAGTTGGCCTCTTTTTCCTCGCTACGACCGTGTCAACGTCTTTCtattcctcctcttttcttttcttttttctatgcACTTGAACGCCACTATGGCAAGAGCTCGCTTTCTGCTGACCGCCATGGCGACCGCTGCTCCATCAGGACGTTTTCAAATGATATCTGTTCATTCTCTCACTCCTGCAGGAGTCGCCGTGATCGACAAACCGTTATGACCAGAAGTCCCTCgcagcggaggaggaggaggaggaggaggaggaggaggaggagcggcgCCCGAGAACAGGACGACCTTCACCCTTTGATGTCATAATCACGGCGGCATCAGGAGACGTTTTGGACACTGACTGGTTCTCCAATGAGATCGTGACTTTTAAGGACATGGCTGCTCTGATAAAGATCTGCATCCACGGAGGATGGCGAGCCGGGCGTGTAAGAGACTCGTCTTGGTTCTTAACGCCAAGTTCATACCGAGAGGCTGTATCAGCTGACTCGCACAGACTGGGAAAGAAAATGGGGCCAAATGGACTTTTAGACTTTGTGGTCGTGGCTTCACCTGGAAACCCGCACACATCATGCAACCTTTTCCCCCGGTTGTTTTCTGCGTGGGGGGTTTCGGTGGCCTCGACCTTAAGAGCTGCaagatatgtaaaaaaaaacaaaacaaaaaaaaacgtctttataTGCAAATcagatatttaatatttttgagatgtttttaaagatgtagaGAACCACTGTGTGGCGTCACGCTCAGGCCCGACGATCCGATCGGACGCAGTCTGACTTGATTCTGTTGTGGACACACTACTGATGCACTGACTGACGGCGAGGAGGGCGGCGGGGAGACGTCTGCCCGTCTTCTCTGACTGACCAATCACTGACCTGCTGAAACATGAAGGCCAATAACGCCATCCaaaattgtacaaaaaaaaaaaaaagtgccagtTTTCTGATGAGCACGCTGCTGGAGTCGAGATGTGTTTTAACCTCTATATGGCGGTTTTGTCAGGTGGTTTTCTAAAGGGGGGGGGCAGCAGGGGGGGCGGGTCCACATGCTCTGTAGAAATACAATAACAAGATAATAATGCGAGAGGCCGTCGAATAAtttcacatcttttaaaaacaaaatgtttcattttctcagCTTAGCGTTTCGACTCATTCGGACCAcagtgggtgtttttttgttttttcaggtgTAATTATTAAGTTGACTGACGGGGTGCCACAGCTTCACcttatgatgatgtcatcagacgACCTCtcaatgttttgttatttttctgcctCATCCAGAAATCACGGAGTAACTTGAAGCTTTCAGCTGTAATAACAAAaagttacataaaaacaaatcttaaccACCacgctgttgtttgtttgtttgtttgtttgtttttggtcgAATACGGGAGTATTATTTTGGCTTGCTAACAAAACGTTGTCTTGTTAACAGTTTAAAGTTTCATTCGactcaagaagaagaagcagaaccGAGGTGGCGAGCTTGTGAATGTTTGTCACTGATTGTATTTTTCTCGttcatgaagaaaagaaaaaaaaagccttcacaaagtaagaaaacatttaaaggtaatATCCACTCTGCTGCAGGCGCCGAACGACTCAGAATGATgagtgacttaaaaacacacCATGAGGTGATTTCACTTCCTGAATgacgatttaaaaaaacaggaacgtTTTCAGAGTCCGTCAACTTCCTGTTCCACAAATCTTATTTTGATTTCTCAGCGGCGCCGACATGAACAaaactgtgtgtgagtgagcgtgtgtgagcgtgtgtgtgtgtgtgtgtgtgtgtgtgtgtgtgtgtgagagagagagagagagacaatgtttgtgacggtgtgtgtgtgtgagacgatGTTTAagacgatgtgtgtgtgtaacgtgtgtgagactgtgtgtgtgtgtgagagacgatgtttgtgagactgtgtgtgtgtgtgtaacgtgtgtgtgtgtgtgatgatgttgatgtgtgtgtgtgaggctgtgtgtgtgtgatgatgttgatgtgtgtgtgtgaggctgtgtgtgtgatgatgttgatgtgtgtgtgtgtgatgatgttgatgtgtgtgtgtgaggctgtgtgtgtgataatgttgatgtgtgtgtgtgtgtgtgtgtgaggctgaaaacactttaaatatgGACACTCCTCTGATTCTGTCAAACCTCCAGGCAAACTTTTATTATTGCTGCTTCTTCATggcacaaacaacagaaaacaacaggtCATGTTTTTCATACATGTTCTCGTTATGCCATGCAAGCTCACTACAGTACTGCTGCGAGATTAGCTTATTATATCAACACAGAGCGAGgggaccaatcagagcagggCGGTGTTCCATTAGCCACACACAGTGCACGACTAACTTCTACAGCTGGTTTTACAGTTTGTGAGTAGATACAAAAACGCTTATTATCATtgtcatgaacacacaaagaATGGTTATGATAGTAAGAGCAATATTTAGAattattagaataaaaaaaacacattctcagGGCAGCACAAACAGAACGAACCAACGGGGGCCAAACGTgatgtttgaaataatttaaacatttctgacattCATTCCTTCgggtgtttcttcttctctttttttttctttgttatgtacagtatatatttatatttgtatagaAGTAGTGCTTCATCTTTAGAAATACAAATGAAAGAACACAAAAAGGGCTGCATTCAGGGAATGCTGTGCAAATAACTCCGCTTTTCTTTTTAGACATCAAACCTCCAAAGATTTCCCCGACAAACGAACCCTCCCCCTCATGTTCTTCACGAGCgtccacaaaacacaaaatctcaTTCAGAATTCTTCACAGCCGACGCCAGCACGCACCAccaccgccgccgccgccgccgccgcctccGTCTTTATGGCCTTAGAGCGACTCGACGAGCCGCAGGCGTTCTGATAATAGAACGTTTTTTAGAAGATTTAAAAACCCCACCCGCTAACGAGGGAAACTACTCGCCCCCGTTTTTGAATCATCTCGACGACATGACCtccagaagaagaaacactgacCAGGACTGACTCAGAGCCCGCCCTCATTTAACCCGCCAGCAGGAAATGACACGCTGCGGGGACGTTTCTCATGCTAGCTGTTCATACGTAGCCTTCTTAGCTAATCAGACGCACCACTTTGAGGTGGGGGCGGCGGGGGGGGAAATGTCAGAtgaagcttcttcttctgtggttaaAATCAGTGCTGGCAGTGTTGGCACGACACAGCCTTTAAAGCTACAATCAAACTCCGACCATGGAGACCTTCAGAGACCTGATCAGACCGCTGCACAGCAACGTCTGAGAGAAAGACCCGAACCCCCAcaattcctttttctttttttcgctttcagagaagcagcagaagcaaaGTCGACCAGATACTGGCTCTCCTCTCCTCGGCGACTatcacacctttttaaaaaatccctcaGAATCTGAAACACCTCAATGCAGCGAACGGAACAAATGAAGAGAcgagtaaaaaagaaaaccaaaaacacaaaagaagagagagcaAACAAATCCATCAACGTTAGAAACTCTCCTCATCTGAGAACAACTGTTTCCCATGAGCACCTTCAGTGTAACGCTGAGTCAGCAGCtcgttccttcaaaataaaagacagacttctccttcaaaataaaagacagacttctcctaaagtgaagctgctccattgtcccttctgggcctccgtacatgtgtggtggtgactgtgtctgcagagactctgtcctctcactggattctactgttctgatttgtgacggttgactcgggacgtttctgggcggagctggtgtgtttcctccagccaatgagagcgcagcaggtgagtttaggagtggatactaTTCAGTGATTGGATGAGATTgaagtgtaggtacaagcagtaaatgtacacactacgtcctgcagggggcgtgtGTTGAGCCCAGCAGGAGGAGGGGcttagtttgaatgttgtgtttacaaactttTCTACTGACTCCGCCTCTCAGAAATATCACACGTATGCATTTAAAACGGTTTGCTTTAGGAGACTGGAGGGCAGCGTTTCTGCAAAGGCTCATGGGAAACAGTTTAACATTTGATGATCTACGACAACCTGGtgatgaaggagaggatgaaCAGCAGACTCTCAAACAGCTCCGAGGTCAAAGTGGAACAGATTCTTTTTCATCACGGTGACCATCTCtccaacgtgtgtgtgtgtgtgtgtgtgtgtgtgtgtgtgtgtgtgtgtgtgtgtgtgtgtgtgtgtgtgtgtgtgtgtgtgtgtgtgtgtgtgtgtgtgtgtgtgtgtgtgtgtgtgtgtgtgtgtgtgtgtgtgtacacctgAACAATAACCACatgaacttgtttttgaaaaaaggtgaatgagtttttaaaatcagtcagAAGGTGAAAACATCCGGGACGAGTCGCCTCGCACCGAAGACGTCACTTTAAGAAATGTCGACTCCCTTGAGTGAGGCGGACGTGGACgccaaactaaaagaaaaagaaaagtcttgaAGAGTGTCTGAAATGCCAGTCCTCGAGCTGTCCAATGAAATTCCtcagagtgaaagaaaaaataaaaacagaacaacaacaaaagaaaagtttctGAAAGTTTGGTCGTTTTCTTCTCAGAAGTCGACGAGTCGTGAGCGGAGCGTCCGACCACGACGGCGGCGGcgatgaacacaaacacagttcagGTGAAGACGATgattccttttcttcttcatgtgttttcttttttaaatgaagtcagACGAGGCAGCGGTGAGCAGCTGTGGCAGACAGGCGTGATTCTAGAAGGTGAACTGGTGTTGGTGCTGCATTCATGACACGGGGAAAAAGTTGTAAAAATGCACGTCTAACGCTTATCACTTTTTAAAGAGCGGCCCGATCCGTCCAAAAGCAGCtcaaacatt
This is a stretch of genomic DNA from Labrus bergylta chromosome 9, fLabBer1.1, whole genome shotgun sequence. It encodes these proteins:
- the klhl3 gene encoding kelch-like protein 3 isoform X1 — encoded protein: MPAVEGSDSGRMDGVSLGLVATPASPRPNCNTDSEEDTMDGGMLTFNQTHMRKAFQLMNDLRSKKMLCDVQLVAGSVEVPAHRVVLASCSPYFCAMFTGDMSESKAHQVEIREVDGQTLRKLVDYIYTAEIEVTEDNVQVLLPAASLLQLMDVRQVCCEFLQSQLHPTNCLGIRAFADLHTCTQLLNQAHAYAEQHFTEVVQGEEFQGLSLQQVCGLIASDKLTVSTEQKVFEAMIAWIKHDKPARLEHMPKLMEHVRLPLLSRDYLVQIVEEEALIKNNNTCKDFLIEAMKYHLLPADQRHLIKTDRTRPRTPISIPKVMIVVGGQAPKAIRSVECYDFQEDRWYQVADLPSRRCRAGVVSMAGCVYAVGGFNSSLRERTVDVYDGGRDQWSAVASMQERRSTLGAAVLTDLLYAVGGFNGSIGLSTVEVYNSKSNEWIYVASMNTRRSSVGVGVVEGKLYAVGGYDGASRQCLSTVEEYDPVADQWCYVADMSTRRSGAGVGVLGGQLYAAGGHDGPLVRKSVEVYEPQINSWRPVCDMNMCRRNAGVCAINGLLYVIGGDDGSCNLSSVEFYNPATDKWSLIPTNMSNGRSYAGVAVIDKPL
- the klhl3 gene encoding kelch-like protein 3 isoform X2, whose amino-acid sequence is MPAVEGSDSGRMDGVSLGLVATPASPRPNCNTDSEEDTMDGGMLTFNQTHMRKAFQLMNDLRSKKMLCDVQLVAGSVEVPAHRVVLASCSPYFCAMFTGDMSESKAHQVEIREVDGQTLRKLVDYIYTAEIEVTEDNVQVLLPAASLLQLMDVRQVCCEFLQSQLHPTNCLGIRAFADLHTCTQLLNQAHAYAEQHFTEVVQGEEFQGLSLQQVCGLIASDKLTVSTEQKVFEAMIAWIKHDKPARLEHMPKLMEHVRLPLLSRDYLVQIVEEEALIKNNNTCKDFLIEAMKYHLLPADQRHLIKTDRTRPRTPISIPKVMIVVGGQAPKAIRSVECYDFQEDRWYQVADLPSRRCRAGVVSMAGCVYAVGGFNSSLRERTVDVYDGGRDQWSAVASMQERRSTLGAAVLTDLLYAVGGFNGSIGLSTVEVYNSKSNEWIYVASMNTRRSSVGVGVVEGKLYAVGGYDGASRQCLSTVEEYDPVADQWCYVADMSTRRSGAVHLISCVLEKV